Genomic segment of Seriola aureovittata isolate HTS-2021-v1 ecotype China chromosome 1, ASM2101889v1, whole genome shotgun sequence:
tttttttcagaaatagaCATCCACTGCATCTACATTCTGCAACTGCTTCTTTTGTAGTCGTTTTCATTGTTAGTGCCTTCACACATGAGAGATTCACAGGAGACAATGCAGCATGTAACCAGGCGTTACCGACATTATATTCTGGGAAAAATACTCATGCCAATTCAGTTCAAACAATCcgagtttgtttggctgcactgtaaactgATAAACCAATAattcagctgctccagctgctgctaaTATTAAACTGTATGTGTTGTTACCATGGGAACCACAGGTGTCATCAAACCATGAAAGACTGCAACCTAACTTTAAAACTTTCCACATActttcaaaaacatgaaaaaaatcaacGTAAAAATGCCTTTTCTACACTGTTAAATGGTGCACGAAGTATGAATTGGATAGAAACATTTCTAAACTGATCCcttaaactgaaatgtttctgaTCTATAGTTTTAATTGTGTTTCCTTCTGTGAATCCTTCTTGTTTCAGTGGTTGAAACCTGAGCCAACCATTATTTCCCCTGCCTGTGTTGAGACCCTTGTTCCTGATGATGGCAAACCATGGTGAGTATGGCTGCATTAGTGCATCAACAGTACAGCACATTtcctttccatttctttctgtGTGATTATATTGGCATTTTATGTGACCCGtttctctgtgttcaggtcGAAGGGGTCACTGACAGACAATAGCAGTGGGAGCTTTCAGCAAAGCAGTGGAATCAGCACTGGATCCTCTTGTCTCAGTTATGCTAACACAGAACCTGCTGATATTATAGCCGGGGTTCATGATGCCCTTGGTAAAGCCTTCCCCAATATCAGTCCAATAtcacctttgaccaccaacCTGCTCACAGAATCAAACAAAGACAGTGGTTTATTCTCTGCTCCCAACAATCCCTGTAGTGTCAGAGCTGATGACGTGAATTCTGGATCATCAGGCTTTGACAATAAAACCTATTCCATTCTCATTCCCAACTGCCCACGTCAGATTATGATGGACAGCTCTGAAGTCCAGACACAGGATGCAATGCTTTGTGACTCTGCTTACCATCCTAGTGAGGGTGACATGGTGATCTGTCCTGACCAAGAGGTACCAGCGTGTCCGCTTCTTAATTTACCAGCGGTGGTTTCATCTCCAATGCCATCAGACATGTCATATCAGCCGTGCAATGCAGATTCTGGACAATTATCACTTGCAGACGACTCCAGTTTGTCCTCCATCTCTAGTGGCACCAACACAAGCGCCTCATGTGATCCTGTGACCAGAGTTGAGGCTGGATGTGACAGCTTTGAAGAGGCCACCATATATGATGACAATCCCTGTTACGGCTGCATGCCTGCTGGCTCACACAACTTTCCTCAAGTGAACGATGACTACCAGGCATTTCAAAGTCTAGTGGGACAgcctgatgttttattttcagagcaGAGAAGTGTCGAGAGAGAGGAACATTTGGATAAATATCCAGCGGAATCATTCACCAAGATCCCTCCAGTCACTCCAGATTTCATTAACAATGTTCAGAGTGACCAGGGTCTCTCTGAGCTCCAAagaccttttctctctctgcactctgCTGAGCCTATGACAGTCATTACAGACAGCAGCTATCAAAGTGTGTAGCGCTGAATCTTTTCCATTAACTTCTGTGTCATTAAATAATAAGCCTAGCTGAGTAATGTTGGGATGCAAGAGAGGGCTTCAGTTTTGATGTTCACTTGTGAATGATGGACTTTGAGATCTATTTAATAGCTTTTCCTGCGGTTCTAATTCACAACATCTGCTGTAGGCAGCACCTTGagttaacattgttttttcagCTTTGATATTGCTATTTTTAAAACATGGTGTATATATTTTGTTGCcttgtttaaaagaaaacacacttttgtACATTAAGAACAAGTAATATGTGAATACTTTGAAACTGTAGTATTTAGATCACATGATTGGTTTTGATGtgaaacatccataaagtttcgTACATAAAagcattaatgtaaaatttCTGTCAGAGAACAGAATGCAGTTGTTTGAGATAAAAGGCTTTGAATGTGTGCTTGATACAAATGCTTTAACAAAACAGCCACAGCCAACTCATGTATCTATATTTCACAGGTAGTAGTCAACTAaggtcatttgtttttcaaatttatatttacatatctCATGATCAATGCATTTTccttaaatgtttaaatactgtGAGAACCACACTGTCTGAATGTCTTTTGTAAGACTTCAgtgatgtttaaatgtaaagagCCTTTTCTGGTAGAGCATCTCAATCTCTTTGAGCTGGATTTGATCAAGAGAGTCATTATAAGAAAATAGCATACACTTTGGTCATCAATCCTGAATCTTTACAAAGAATTATATTGTAACTGGCTGAATTCTTTGTCCAAAACAAGCCACAACAATCAGCTGACATGTTATAGCTGGTGTGGTTTAGGGTTGTGAAATTACTTCCACATATCTCTTCGCTGGAACTGCTGAGGCACTtccacagaaagacacacagtgacacagtagACTATGCTTATCATCACAGCTAAGGCGTGTAACTAAAACAACCAAAACTATTTCACAATAAGAATATGTTTGTAACTGTGAGCTAGTTGTAAATGTTACTATTAAggcttatttttgtttaaataaaagtcCTTCATATTGTGGCCTGTGGATTATCCTGAGCTGTTTTTGATTCACATAGGCATTGCTGCTGAGTTTTCAATGTTGTAATGCACATTTACTTCACTTGAGTTGTTGTGACAGATGTCAAATCTgcaaataacattaaaattacCCTGCACTAACATGGCTaaacacagtgagaaaatgCTTGTTTAGACAATAAGTCAAGTTCACCCCAAGTAGCAGATTTTTGTCACTGTGTCATATTTAAATAACTTACATCTTCTTTGGTAGGAACTTGTGATAAACTTGTGATTGCATAGAAAGACATATCCTTCCTTAATTTGGCATATTCTCTGTTGAAAGTGGGTGTCAGAGCAGGACATGATTTGTGGAGGAATATTTGAAAAGTGTGAACAACGGCACAAAAAATTTCAATTGATTGGGAGGGCAGAGAGATGGGATTACATTTAATCACTTACgatacaaattaaattaaatgtaacgCGTTATTTCTgtgttatgtcattttaattataAACTCTTTGAATTTACTGAATGATGTtatatagaaataataaaattgtaTCGTTTTATTGTCAAGTCTAATGTACAGGTAGTTTTAACATGAGAATGACTTGCAGAATGCAGAATACTGTGTCATTACCACAAAAATGAATACAGTATTTAACAATTACTGTAATTGTACTGTAACTGACGCGTAATATATTAATATAccatacatgtaaatgtaaatgtaaatgtactttatttatacagccctttacaacaatcctttcggcgtaccaaagtgctttacaacaggtAATAAATAAAGCATTCCAATGCAATGTGAACTGTATATGATACTGTATCAAACTGTATGTTCTGCATGTTCAAAATGTGGAAGTGAACACTGTTAAAGGAAGCACACAAGGGTGATAACTTTTATATAGACTTGTGTCAGTGAAGGCTCTGTTGCAATGTGTGGAGCAGCTCATCTGTCACAGCATTAACTCTGCTTCCATCTGGTGGTCTATACATTAATACACACCCTCTCACAACTTTGTGCAGAGccacatgaaaaaacaacaagatcACCACCATATTTTAGGATTGACTTTAACCCAGTCCTGCATGCAACAATTAAATGCAACAAACTATTGCTGTACATGTACCACATGTTTGATTTTGAAGAACTGTAAACAAGTGCTTATGATAGTGATCCACTGTTTTGTACAGCTTATACTGCCTGTTGaattgcaaataaataaaacacatgaaaaaccTGTACAAGGACCTTCACAACTCTCAACCTCAGTCTCACTCATGAGGAAAACAATATACAGCATTTAAAGTATTTCCTGTAATTGGAGGAGCCACTTAAGCAGTGAAGACGGTCATTGGAGAGATTGTCATAACTGTAAGGTCTTTGATTGGAAGAATCCAAGGGAGGAGCAAAGGTGTCCCTGAGTAACCTCTGATTTAATCTGAGCTCCTATGAATTTTTCAGTTACTGCTGAAACTTCTGTGTAGTTGGTGACACATCTGTACCAAACACCTCTCTGCATACCTGGCGCTTAGACATCAACATGCAACAACCAGGCCGGCTGAGGCTGAGGCCGTGGCTGGAGGAGCAGATTCAATCTGGGAGGTAT
This window contains:
- the LOC130167746 gene encoding uncharacterized protein LOC130167746, which encodes METNGLNRFSDELNRSFCGRKIFILLILGNIVTVLALPEVHNETSPNLDCTNDLDTEMSCQFKAQNCSGYDVTLVWNEKKAPVHCIPEQCSGGCCCSVKTIIVLGESHNITVWKDGQIRESKIISIKESIKPKTPTIMSVDEVNGNFHVKWKTNINASSMFAPYVIYHKKGDTEKVNMSVSESTTDGLNTYVILGQKLEPSTKYLVSVQTYTDRSGKFSDSSKELEFTTPASSNVLLIALIISLSIAAVLISSAIFVCSVRLKTQWWDLISKGPNPKLLIMRSYDQEWLKPEPTIISPACVETLVPDDGKPWSKGSLTDNSSGSFQQSSGISTGSSCLSYANTEPADIIAGVHDALGKAFPNISPISPLTTNLLTESNKDSGLFSAPNNPCSVRADDVNSGSSGFDNKTYSILIPNCPRQIMMDSSEVQTQDAMLCDSAYHPSEGDMVICPDQEVPACPLLNLPAVVSSPMPSDMSYQPCNADSGQLSLADDSSLSSISSGTNTSASCDPVTRVEAGCDSFEEATIYDDNPCYGCMPAGSHNFPQVNDDYQAFQSLVGQPDVLFSEQRSVEREEHLDKYPAESFTKIPPVTPDFINNVQSDQGLSELQRPFLSLHSAEPMTVITDSSYQSV